CAAATTGACAAACTGCATGATAAAGCCAATGATGAAAATGACTGCCCCGGCGATCATCACGAACTTAGCTGCTCCTGTCACCGTTCAGGCACCTCCATTTCAAAATGTCGGTATACTGCCTCCGTTACAATTCTTCCCCTTGGCGTCCTCTGCAAAAAACCGATCTGCAATAAATATGGTTCATACACATCTTCAATCGTCTGAGGTTCTTCACCGATGGTTGCGGAAATAGTCTCTAATCCGACTGGTCCGCCGCGGTATTTTTCAATGATGCCCTTGAGCAATTTATGGTCTATATGGTCAAGTCCCAAGCGGTCTACCTGCATCAGTTCCAATGCCTCCTGGGCAAGAGTTTCCTCTACGGCGCCATTGCCGCGCACCTGCGCAAAGTCGCGTACCCGCTTCAATAGGCGGTTGGCGATCCTCGGTGTCCCTCTCGATCTTCTCGCAAGCTCCCGAGCGGCAGGCCAATCAATATCGGTTTCCAAAAGCTCAGCTGTCCTGACGACAATATCAGTAAGCTGTTTCTCATTATAGTATTCCAAACGGCTCAAAACTCCAAACCTGTCTCTTAATGGAGCTGACAACGAACCAGCGCGGGTTGTCGCACCAACAAGCGTGAAAGGCGGGAGGTCAAGCCTGACGGATCGGGCACTTGGCCCTTTCCCTATGACGATATCAAGGCAAAAGTCTTCCATTGCAGGATAGAGTACTTCCTCAATCGTCCTTGGGAGTCTGTGAATTTCATCAATGAACAGGACATCGCCAGGTTCCAATGCCGTCAGGATGGCTGCCAGGTCACCAGGCCTTTCGATCGCCGGTCCGGATGTGGTCCTGAGGTTGACGCCCATTTCATTGGCGATGATTGCCGCCAGCGTTGTCTTACCCAAACCAGGAGGTCCATAAAGCAATACATGGTCCAGCGTTTCACGCCTCATCTTGGCCGCTTCGATAAACACTTCAAGATTTGCTTTTACTTTATCCTGGCCGATATATTGCCTGAGCGTCTGCGGTCGCAGGCTCTGCTCAAATGAAACATCCTGGTCGCCCGCTTCACTGGAGATGATTCGTTCTTCCATCTGTTTCTCACCCTTCTAATAAGCTGGTTAACAGATCATTTTTAACACAGCGTTACTTTAATAGCTTCTGTAATGCTTTCTTGATATATTGGTCTGTCGTCAACTTTTCTTTCTTCAACTCAGGAGTGATTTTGCGAATTTCTTTTTCTGAGTAGCCCAATGCCTTCAGTGCCAAAATTGCTTCATCAAACTCGGTCGACTGGCTTATGGTTGCTGCTACCTCGTCCGTATTGAAAAGGTTAGGGAAATAATCAGGTACAAGGTCATGCAGCTTTCCCTTTAAATCAAGGATCATTTGTCTTGCCGTCTTCTTGCCGACTCCAGGGAATTTTACCAGGAACGATTCATCTTCATTTTCAATTGCCTGAACAACTTGACCCGGTTCTCCTGACGCAAGTATGGCCAGTGCACCTTTCGGGCCGATTCCCGAGACATTCAATAGTCTTGTGAAAAGTGCTTTTTCCTCACGATTCTTAAATCCATAAAGGGCCATCAAATCTTCTCTGACATAATGGTATGTAAAAATACAAATCTCTTTACCTGCTTCTTTCGTGAATGCAAAAGGATTTGGTGTCATGATTTGATACCCAATCCCGCTGTTTTCAATGACTATATATTCAGGACCGACGAAATCGACGGTACCTTTTATGAATTCATACAATACTCTCGCCCCTCTGCTTTGCTGTAACTCATTTTAACATACTCTTTTAAAAGGTATGAATAAAAATATGCGAAAAGGCGAACGTATGATCATTTTTTAGAGTGGCAGATCCACTTGGAAAACCCGGGAAACACA
This window of the Mesobacillus jeotgali genome carries:
- the ruvB gene encoding Holliday junction branch migration DNA helicase RuvB — protein: MEERIISSEAGDQDVSFEQSLRPQTLRQYIGQDKVKANLEVFIEAAKMRRETLDHVLLYGPPGLGKTTLAAIIANEMGVNLRTTSGPAIERPGDLAAILTALEPGDVLFIDEIHRLPRTIEEVLYPAMEDFCLDIVIGKGPSARSVRLDLPPFTLVGATTRAGSLSAPLRDRFGVLSRLEYYNEKQLTDIVVRTAELLETDIDWPAARELARRSRGTPRIANRLLKRVRDFAQVRGNGAVEETLAQEALELMQVDRLGLDHIDHKLLKGIIEKYRGGPVGLETISATIGEEPQTIEDVYEPYLLQIGFLQRTPRGRIVTEAVYRHFEMEVPER
- the ruvA gene encoding Holliday junction branch migration protein RuvA, producing the protein MYEFIKGTVDFVGPEYIVIENSGIGYQIMTPNPFAFTKEAGKEICIFTYHYVREDLMALYGFKNREEKALFTRLLNVSGIGPKGALAILASGEPGQVVQAIENEDESFLVKFPGVGKKTARQMILDLKGKLHDLVPDYFPNLFNTDEVAATISQSTEFDEAILALKALGYSEKEIRKITPELKKEKLTTDQYIKKALQKLLK